Proteins from one Arsenophonus apicola genomic window:
- a CDS encoding NfeD family protein, with the protein MPEQIIAQPAWFWLCLGGLLLVAELLGAGGYLLWSGVAAVITAFITWLIPEMSWDWQGLLFAIMIILSVLGWRKWLSIRNKSLPDEPNQKQHQLIGTKARLISDTNNGYSRIRLADGSWRVYCSEQLSANSEVEVIAVDGITLKVKPVWSNQHDDQLDDQ; encoded by the coding sequence ATGCCTGAGCAAATAATTGCGCAACCGGCCTGGTTTTGGCTCTGCTTAGGTGGATTACTGCTGGTTGCTGAACTACTCGGTGCCGGCGGTTATCTACTCTGGTCTGGCGTTGCCGCTGTTATCACGGCGTTTATAACCTGGCTTATACCTGAGATGAGTTGGGATTGGCAAGGTCTATTATTTGCCATTATGATCATTCTTTCTGTATTGGGTTGGCGCAAATGGCTTAGCATACGTAACAAATCATTGCCCGATGAACCTAACCAAAAGCAACATCAATTAATTGGCACAAAAGCACGTTTAATCTCAGATACTAATAATGGCTATAGCAGAATACGGCTGGCTGATGGTAGTTGGCGTGTTTATTGTTCTGAGCAATTATCAGCTAATAGTGAAGTCGAAGTGATCGCTGTCGATGGTATTACACTAAAAGTCAAACCAGTTTGGTCTAATCAACATGATGACCAACTAGATGATCAATAA
- the cueR gene encoding Cu(I)-responsive transcriptional regulator, translating into MNITQVAEKTGLSAKTIRFYEEKSLITPPMRSENGYRHYQPPHLDELTLLKQAREVGFTLKECRQLLELFRNPRRHSADIKAATLNKISEIEKNITALNVMRDSLLTLVASCPGDNNAKCPIIDHLVGHHVD; encoded by the coding sequence ATGAATATTACTCAAGTCGCAGAGAAAACGGGATTAAGTGCCAAAACAATTCGCTTTTATGAAGAAAAGTCATTAATTACTCCACCTATGAGAAGTGAAAATGGCTATCGTCATTATCAACCACCTCATTTGGATGAATTAACCTTATTAAAGCAGGCTAGGGAGGTTGGATTTACGTTAAAAGAGTGTCGGCAATTACTTGAACTTTTCCGTAACCCACGTCGCCATAGTGCGGATATAAAAGCGGCGACGTTAAATAAAATTAGTGAAATTGAAAAAAACATTACCGCTCTTAATGTCATGCGAGATAGCTTACTTACATTGGTTGCATCGTGTCCAGGGGACAACAATGCAAAATGCCCGATTATTGATCATCTAGTTGGTCATCATGTTGATTAG